DNA from Branchiostoma floridae strain S238N-H82 chromosome 15, Bfl_VNyyK, whole genome shotgun sequence:
ATTCAGGTACAAGGGAGCGGAACCAGTCAGTGAGCACATCCGCTTCACCTGACGAGATTTCAAAGCGACCTGCAATACGATCAAGGCTACGGCGACCTTCTTTCCGTAATGAAGGAAAATCAACCACAAGTGAGTAGATCTCAGCGAGTTGTAAGTTAGATTGAAATTTAGAAAACGTTCAAAATACTCATTGTTTGTTGTCTGTCCCTATATTTGTCAAAGCACCAGTGTTATTTTCACAGACAGTGGTCAAAAATCACTCATCCGGTAAAATTTTGTCCAATATATACGTCTTTTTTCTCTAGATCTTTTATAGATATATTTTAATGCAATCTGCAGTACAAGCAATGtcgtttgaaaatgatgtgcaGTTATAGTCCTGTAAAGGCTAATATCATATTTCAGCAATTCACTAAGTGTCCAAGGCTCATCAGGGAAAATAATTACTGTTGCTAAAAAATAACATAATGGCGTTGTGTGTATTTAAGTTAGTATTGATTGACAGGCAAAGTATGCTGGGTAGTGTTTGTTGCTGTGGTATCACCTTCATtattttaaccctatccagactggggggggggggctaaaagtgcccgcgccgactttgacctcctatagctcccaaacggcttgtgctagaacaaccaaacttaatGAGATTTCcgaaaatattgttggcaacaatttaaaaaaattggataagtttatgatttttcgtgttgccatggcaacgggtttctgaaatgcaaattttacaaaaatcactaagtTTGGTTTAAAccatgggattttaagattttcttgctaaacttaacttcttttcatatatatttgatatccaacacatcttagttaaacatttataattaaatattcataaattatgctaatgagatgacgtgatctgtcaaaatccaagatggccgacaatatcatgatttaaagtataacaagcttattttcactcagatttcatcacaaCGTGGtattttttacagaaaacattcatgttgaaaaaaatgtatcttgaaaaatttaaggttcataatccaagatggcggatagctaaactacagatgaagtcattctatgacgtcattttgacgtcgttgcgtcggcttttgacaacagtcttacaacacttaaatattaataataaacctttattggtaactttttgagtgaggtATTtaagtattatgggaattccccgttttagccaaaaataccaatttatgacgtcataattacgtcatattacgtcatgaTAATATAAAAATTTCTGGAAgtataaaactcgatgagcacaacttcccctgcaaatttggtgatcgtacagtaagccgttttgaaaatacgaagggggggtcgaatgagcccccccccccccaggccagggaaggcccaaaaagcccagtctggatagggttaagtctCTTTGTTAGGTAATAACGGTTAATAAATACCCTCCTACAACGCAGGCCAGCCAAACCAAGGTGGCCGGAAGAGCTCCGAGTCCAAGGCAAGTACAGGCTCAGACTCATCATCTGACGAGGACGATGGAAAAATCTCAGTGATCGTAGAGCCCTGTTCTGGAAGGTTTTGGAACCAACAGAGACAGAAGGTAACCTTACAATAATCGTTTCCTTTAATACGGAATGGGGCTTCCctggctgtagtttttttttggtggtcctGAATGCTAAGGGACATTTATCTCTGTCCTATGTATGTCATTTTCTCCTATACTTATTTGTTCTCTGTATGCACATTTTTTACAGAGCTGGGTTGTGCAAATATCCTGTGTCTTGTCTTTGCAAGTTCAATGGCAGGAAGTTCAAGTGATGGCTAGAATTTTCTTCAAATGTTGAATTTTCCCCAAATGTTGAGTAAAgtaaggttgaaaaaaaagtatgttgACACTGTATATTGTGGGATTTAAGTCACAATTTTGATGATGCTTATGATTGTTGCTATACattctgtacctgtacattcTTTACCTATACATTCTGTACCTTTGCACAGAAGGATGTGTACAAGATGGACCATGTTCCACGGGGATGTGCCTTAATCGTCAGCAACACGAAGTTTAACGGACGACCACCTAGAAAAGGTGGAGACGTCGATCTTAGCAATGTTACAGCCTTGTTCAAGGGCCTGTCATTTGAAACGTACATCTTGGAGAACATCACAGCAAAGGTAAGTGTTGAGGACTGGAAAATTGTGGCATAGTTTTCGGTGTGTcgctgtgtgtgtctgtgtttccggatatttgttaCATCATAACTTTTGAACGTCCCTGTGGATAGGTGTAGGGAAGACAAGgtcaactttgggccccctggtaatGAATCAGAGCTTcttgtttttatcttttgacCTATACATGCTATTGTGTTGATTTTTTGATGGCAGTTAGGCAGGAAAATTGGAAGACTTATAATGAATATATTTTTGCTTAAGTAGATTGCAAATTACAGGTTTGTTTTCATAATCAAGGGGACAAACTAAAACTACAAATTTACAAACGTTACAATTGTTTCATCGACGaatgaggtctctgaactcttggtGAGTTACTTTTCAACTCTCTACAAAATCGCGGGTCCATTTTTCTTTGATGAACGCAGTACGAACGTAAATTTATCGACTAATGCATCTACATAATTGGAATTATACATTATCCTTCTCAGGGGATAGAAGACGAAATCCTCGCATTTTCTAAGCGACAAGAGCACAGTCAGATGGACTGCTGTGTCGTGGTGCTGATGTCACATGGACACAGAAACGTCATTGCGGGAACAGACAACAAACCTGTGCGACTGGAGGACATCTTTACCATGTTTGACAACGACAAATGCCCTCAACTGATTGGAAAACCAAAGCTGTTCTTCATACAAGCCTGCCGCGGaggtacgtgaaactttcttgaATCTTTATTCTAAATGTTTTAACATTTAAGTCATGAGAACAATTACGTATTTGAAGTGTCCTTTAGAAATGTATCCTTGTCAGAGTTATCTGTTTTACAGACAAATGATAATTTCGATGCACAAGCCTTGTCAAGATAGTTTAAGGTACCCATTGGTTACAAAATTAAAGATCCTCAAAATCTGTTTCACCCTTGTTTGATTTTGTAAATGACGTATTACATCGATCATATGGCTATTGTGACTATTGTTAATATCATATTAACAATGGTTATAATCATTTAGCATGGTGGAATGAACATATTTGTTATGATAATGATgtcctgatttgcattattCGTAACTACCTAACTACCGAATCTTGATTAAACAACGTCTGATGTGTGATACCTACAGAATCGCTTTGTTTTTAGCACCATTGCATCAATATATTTTAATCACCATTGgaaatgttgttgtttgaaaAGCTATATTATGCAAACTGGGGAGACGGAGATTGGCCGATCAAATTATAACTGATTTTTGCTAACAGGAAAAGTGGACAAAGGTGTGGCTGTACCTGAAGACGATGAGGATACTTTAGAACCCGTCTTTAGGAACGGCCTTAAGAGTGAGATGAGAAGCCTGCTACAAATCACGACAGAGGAGGATGAAAGTGACGGACCTGAGACAAAGCCAACCAGAACTGACATGTTGTTTGGCTACGCAACACAATTAGGTAAGTAGCAAATTAAAGTTAGCACATACATTGTGCTTTGTTGACTTCGTTCAGAAATAAATGTAACGACTCGGCTTGTCTACTTTTTGCCATAATTCCTCAATCGATATGTATACATAGATAAAAAGTTTGGGGACGGCTGCGCTACTTTGGAGTTCCCTTTGCAGTCATCCCTGGGCCGCCATACTCGCTGCTCACAAGGCGACTGTTCAAAACAGTCGTAGAGGTGATGGTGACCATGGCGCTCCCTGCACACTCCTTACGTGCGACAAAGATACAGAGCGACATTTGCAGTCTATTCTGGCTCGCTGTGTGCTATGGCCAATGTTAGGTCGCAGCGCCTTATTCACCTAGTCCTGCACATTTGTCTTTCGTCGTTCAACTTCTGTAGATCATAAGGCCTTTAGGGACTGCACGAGCGGCAGTTGGTTCATCAAGACGATCACCGAGGTCTTCATGAATCAGGCAAAGGACAAACACCTACTCGAGCTGATGACAACGGTAGGAACACAAGTTACTGTAAGGAATGCCTCTTGCTAAATGTATTAATATTTTTGTCTGGCTTAAGTGAGTATCCACGCAATTCTTATTATGATATTTTAATCTCAAATTAAGATACCCATACAGTTACAACGACAGATCTGCAGCTATATCCACCGGGAGGTGTAAAATCTAGCTATTTCTTCAATAGGCCAGGGACTAACTACTATCGAATTTCATAACTGTTATGTTGTTTGGGCACAATCAAGGAAACAGACACAGTTATACACACGAACACTTGGAACAGTTACCCATTAGTAAGCTGTAATGCTGAATAGCCATGCATTTGCAAACAATTGTACTCGGACAACATTGAAATAAAGGACATTATTGACATGACCACCACTAGATGCATTTTTCAAGGCGAATTTTACGGGGTTTGATAACAGTATTGGTGTCACACGTTAACTATAAAACtctgttttgtcactttttttgaATGTGAACTATACACCAataagtagttactcaagcaactactttttggtgtatcttattacctggatgtctaacctacatcgaagTAATGTGAAGTATAGTGTCACAAGAAGACAAATACCTATTTCTCCCGACTTTCCTCATCTGTAGGTGATGTCGGAAGTGTCCAAACGGACAGCATCATCCTCAACCAAACCGGAAATCCGCGGAGGCAAGGAAGTGGCGGAGTTCGTCTCCAGTTTACACAAGATGCTTTACTTCTTCCCAGGTATGTCCTGTTGGTGTTTCTATTGGAGGTACTACGTTTTTGCAATGACTGATAAGAAGCATTTATCTATAACAATAAAATACCATCAAAAACGTGCACTAAAAaacggaattttttttttcaatagcaATTTCTCAGTTTAGATTTTGGCAATTTTCGTCTTAGTTTTTTGATACAAATTTGGTTTACGTCTGCGATGTTCCTATGAACACTTTGAGGCAAAATGTACTTAATTAATGTCCTTGAAAAAATTGACATTCTCTAAAGTGCTGTGTTGATGTTGAACAGCAAATTATGAATAAAGCAGGTACAGTATACTAACTATGCATATTATGTTCTCAGATGACTGGACACCAAATATTAAAGAGGCCAGTTGTTTTTGTAACTTAGCCCATTCCGCTGTAAGATTTGAATACATATATCTATGTGATCGTTTGTGACAAGGTAAAAACACTATGCACGCTATGCCTGTAGCATGTCCAAATATTTGACTATGAATTTTGATAATTACCTGTTATTACGTTCTAATTTTATTACGTATTATCATTTGCACTCTAGGTGCGCCGTTTCCCATCAAGCATTCAAGTGGATCGAGGTCGTCTAAATCACTTACAAAGCGACTACCGTCACCACAGCCTTCATGCAGTGGTACCAAATCAACGTCTGCAAGTGAGTAAATTTGAACACTTGtcaataaagtacatgtacaagtacatgtaatacaaggTAGTGGACTGAAGTAATGGTATGAGAGGTCAAGAACACTGGGAATGCGCAGTCCACATTTGCTAACATTTATAATTTCTGCTATATGATGCTATATGTTGACAGTTGAGTTGCGTGTGTCACTTCTGCAGGAGATATCTCATTTACAACTtaatatgtttgtttttctaactGCAAGAACACAGAAAATCATGGCAAGAACTGTGATTAACTGTTCGAAGTGACTATTTTGGGGCCATTTTGCTGGGACACCGACGCTTTCCAGTGTATGTAATTTGTTCTCTTATtaatctacacatgtatgtgcaatAGCATCCAACGTAATGTTGCCATTTCAGGTAAAAACATACCTCGCAAGACCAAGCGCCAACATTCCACTGACCGTTCTAACTCATCAGACGAGGACAGTCCTGTCTCTTcttcaaaaagacaaaagaaagtCAAATCAgcaggaaagaagaagaaaggaggTACGTCTACACATGCAGGTAGGTAAATTATTACATATCAAACTCATTGTTTCTGAATCATTACCTCTTATGGTCActtataaaaaaatatcatgataATTGTCGAGCATACACACATGACGACAAAACCATCAGAAAGAGTCAAAACACAACAGGGTCACTTTGGACCCCAAACAGCCCCATTAGAGATTAGTCGTAAAAATGTATCGGTCGGCTGACAGTTCGTTGTCTGTTTAATGCTAGCCATTTACTAACGTTTTCATATGCATATGAGAATAGTCACCTACATGTAGAATCGTTGCTCTtatcatactttgtaccttgtacaactgTTGCATAACGTTCACGTATGAAATATTCAATATCAGTTCTAATAGAAGTGGACAAACATTTCGGTTTGAAtgtaatgttgtttcttttttactttcacACAGGTGGTGGTGTTACAGATATCAGGAAGTGTGTTGACATGGTAAGTAAAAATGTCCGATCTAGTTGGGACGATCTGGCCCGTCAGCTTGGTTTCGACCACGAAGAAATTGAAGAGATTCGAGATTTGCGCGGAGACCACAGACGCAGGTGTATTGTGGTGCTGGACAGGTGGATTGACAAGCATGGAGACGATGCTACAATGGAGGATCTTTCAGAGGCACTTGTTCAGACTGGTAAAAAGGATGTGGCGGACAAGTTAAAGAAATGCCAGTTCTAAACACATTTGATAGCAGACCTATCCTCGTAtttagaacagaaaaaaaagaagacagaaTGTATGTACTGTCGTTCATCATTGGCTGTAATGTTGGATTAAACCATAACAATTGGAATAACTTTTCGATCCATTCAAAACTTGACCAGACTATTATGATGTTGAATAATACCTTTTACCATATTGCCGAGCCTTTGTCCCGGTAGTGGGTTAGCTAGCACTCAATTGTAAAGATAACATATGATCGAAAAAGACATTACTGGCATTGAAagaatgtttttgttctttacAACATATTTCCGACGATTGTATACCATTTTTATGTCCCGTTTTATTGCAGCGCTAGCACATTGTGTTGTTAGATGTTGTTAAATCAAATCGAGATACTTAATACTGTGCAGCACAAAATAGTCGCTATCAGTGGTTTGGAAGTTAGCAAAAAGGCGTTGACTCAGGATGTGCTACCTCCAGTTTTTATTGATTTAGAAAGTCTTTGCATTTATATCACCAACCTGATTTTTCATGGATGTAGAAGATATGTCATTTGTACGATGCTATACACTTTTCATATCTAGAAGTACAAATAATACCATCAATGGATGAAATTAGAGTAATACTGTATATAATAGAAATGTCCATGTTAATGCGTCAGTTTACTCATGTTTCATTATCAGCATGCATTGTACTCACCCTTGCTTACGTTTTTGACGTCATTACGTAGTTTCCTAGGCACAGTGTTTAGTCAACTTACATATGAAATCTGAGCATGCATACTTAACGCAAAGTAAGGTTACATATATTTAGCTATATAGTGAAAAAAGTTGTACTTTTTGGCGAACGTTATTACTGTGGAACATCGAAGTCTTGGCATGTCAAACCTTTTCAATCTTTtattgtacagtactgtattgaTGATCAATCCTCCCTGCGAGGTCTGATCTTTCCTCCATGCTCTGTGCTATTCTGACTGGTTAATTTGCTATGTATTGCTCCTTTATTTTATGGTCTATAAACTGGTCTACATGTGTTTACACAATTTTTCGCTAGGGGGGGTTAATGACCCTTTCGGAGGGCAGCAACTGACGTGCCGTCCGCATTTAGTAGATAATCATTTTCAGTTAGATAAATatttactaggggtgggtatcggtatggtgttttttttttcttattagaccggtccagaaaaaaccgAACCTGATaaaattaggtagaccggatgttggaatattagaaaatgaacgTAATACGTAtcatatgatcaggcattcacacatttcgGGGCTTgtcggtcgaggaaaataacaagagcgcagtagagtagagtctatagttatttctaccaagtttcacaGTCAACAGTACCGatgcagttagccttgtaggattttaaaaacgCAACttggagtcgaatactccacaaaacagatttctttgttgtgaaatagACCCGATTGTTtggagtatcgtccattcacaagtttccacatactgaatcaggtccaggttcaggtccaaa
Protein-coding regions in this window:
- the LOC118432211 gene encoding caspase-2-like, encoding MKEITEVDIGGKRGRGQPNQGGRKSSESKASTGSDSSSDEDDGKISVIVEPCSGRFWNQQRQKKDVYKMDHVPRGCALIVSNTKFNGRPPRKGGDVDLSNVTALFKGLSFETYILENITAKGIEDEILAFSKRQEHSQMDCCVVVLMSHGHRNVIAGTDNKPVRLEDIFTMFDNDKCPQLIGKPKLFFIQACRGGKVDKGVAVPEDDEDTLEPVFRNGLKSEMRSLLQITTEEDESDGPETKPTRTDMLFGYATQLDHKAFRDCTSGSWFIKTITEVFMNQAKDKHLLELMTTVMSEVSKRTASSSTKPEIRGGKEVAEFVSSLHKMLYFFPGKNIPRKTKRQHSTDRSNSSDEDSPVSSSKRQKKVKSAGKKKKGGTSTHAGGGVTDIRKCVDMVSKNVRSSWDDLARQLGFDHEEIEEIRDLRGDHRRRCIVVLDRWIDKHGDDATMEDLSEALVQTGKKDVADKLKKCQF